Proteins from a single region of Symphalangus syndactylus isolate Jambi chromosome 12, NHGRI_mSymSyn1-v2.1_pri, whole genome shotgun sequence:
- the PSRC1 gene encoding proline/serine-rich coiled-coil protein 1 isoform X4, whose product MEDLEEDVRFIVDETLDFGGLSPSDSREEEDLTVLLTPEKPLRRGLSHRSDPNAVAPAPQGVRLSLGPLSPEKLEEILDEANRLAAQLEQCALQERESAGEGLGPRRVKPSPRRETFVLKDSPVRDLLPTVNSLTRSTPSPSSLTPRLRSNDRKGSVRALRATSGKRPSNMKRESPTCNLFPASKSPASSPLTRSTPPVRGRAGPSGRAAASEETTAAKLRACQPNATHQPECATWQRCPTSGFSVNSKRASKTKHCRTQSAGNWTQGSCFPATKSSCHGCHSQQSAAPQESGSPRTYQVKRSGQQARLQ is encoded by the exons ATGGAGGATTTGGAGGAAG ATGTAAGGTTTATTGTGGATGAGACCTTGGACTTTGGGGGGCTGTCACCATCTGACAG CCGTGAGGAGGAAGACCTAACAGTGTTGTTGACTCCAGAGAAACCACTTCGACGGGGCCTCTCCCATCGAAGTGACCCAAATGCAGTGGCACCTGCCCCCCAGGGTGTGAGGCTCAGCCTAGGCCCCCTCAGCCCAGAGAAGCTGGAGGAGATCCTCGATGAGGCCAACCGGCTGGCCGCTCAGCTGGAGCAGTGTGCCCTGCAGGAGCGGGAGAGCGCAGGCGAGGGCCTGGGGCCTCGCCGAGTGAAGCCCAGTCCTCGGCGGGAGACCTTTGTGCTGAAGGACAGTCCTGTCCGAGACCTGCTGCCCACTGTGAACTCTTTGACTCGGAGCACCCCCTCCCCAAGCAGCCTGACGCCTCGACTCCGGAGCAATGATAGGAAGGGGTCAGTCAGGGCTCTCCGGGCAACATCTGGAAAGAGGCCCTCCAACATGAAGAGG GAGTCACCCACTTGCAATCTGTTCCCTGCATCCAAAAGCCCAGCATCTTCTCCTCTTACCCGATCGACCCCCCCAGTCCGGGGGAGAGCCGGGCCCAGTGGGAGAGCAGCAGCCAGTGAGGAGACCACAGCAGCCAAGTTGCGg GCCTGCCAGCCGAATGCCACTCACCAGCCGGAGTGTGCCACCTGGCAGAGGTGCCCTACCTCCGGATTCTCTGTCAACTCGAAAAGGGCTTCCAAGACCAAGCACTGCAGGACACAGAGTGCGGGAAACTGGACACAAGG TTCCTGTTTCCCAGCGACTAAATCTTCCTGTCATGGGTGCCACTCGCAGCAATCTGCAGCCCCCCAGGAAAGTGGCAGTCCCAGGACCTACCAG GTAAAGAGATCAGGACAGCAAGCAAGACTTCAGTAG
- the PSRC1 gene encoding proline/serine-rich coiled-coil protein 1 isoform X1, which produces MEDLEEDVRFIVDETLDFGGLSPSDSREEEDLTVLLTPEKPLRRGLSHRSDPNAVAPAPQGVRLSLGPLSPEKLEEILDEANRLAAQLEQCALQERESAGEGLGPRRVKPSPRRETFVLKDSPVRDLLPTVNSLTRSTPSPSSLTPRLRSNDRKGSVRALRATSGKRPSNMKRESPTCNLFPASKSPASSPLTRSTPPVRGRAGPSGRAAASEETTAAKLRVSGGGEFVGLTLKFLHSSPPGPPTPVRSVLAPQPPTSNSQRLPRPQGAAAKSSSQLPIPSAIPRPASRMPLTSRSVPPGRGALPPDSLSTRKGLPRPSTAGHRVRETGHKVPVSQRLNLPVMGATRSNLQPPRKVAVPGPTR; this is translated from the exons ATGGAGGATTTGGAGGAAG ATGTAAGGTTTATTGTGGATGAGACCTTGGACTTTGGGGGGCTGTCACCATCTGACAG CCGTGAGGAGGAAGACCTAACAGTGTTGTTGACTCCAGAGAAACCACTTCGACGGGGCCTCTCCCATCGAAGTGACCCAAATGCAGTGGCACCTGCCCCCCAGGGTGTGAGGCTCAGCCTAGGCCCCCTCAGCCCAGAGAAGCTGGAGGAGATCCTCGATGAGGCCAACCGGCTGGCCGCTCAGCTGGAGCAGTGTGCCCTGCAGGAGCGGGAGAGCGCAGGCGAGGGCCTGGGGCCTCGCCGAGTGAAGCCCAGTCCTCGGCGGGAGACCTTTGTGCTGAAGGACAGTCCTGTCCGAGACCTGCTGCCCACTGTGAACTCTTTGACTCGGAGCACCCCCTCCCCAAGCAGCCTGACGCCTCGACTCCGGAGCAATGATAGGAAGGGGTCAGTCAGGGCTCTCCGGGCAACATCTGGAAAGAGGCCCTCCAACATGAAGAGG GAGTCACCCACTTGCAATCTGTTCCCTGCATCCAAAAGCCCAGCATCTTCTCCTCTTACCCGATCGACCCCCCCAGTCCGGGGGAGAGCCGGGCCCAGTGGGAGAGCAGCAGCCAGTGAGGAGACCACAGCAGCCAAGTTGCGggtgagtgggggtggggagtttGTGGGATTGACCCTGAAatttctccactcctctccaccagGCCCACCCACCCCTGTCAGATCCGTCCTGGCCCCACAGCCTCCTACCAGCAACTCTCAACGCCTGCCCCGGCCACAGGGAGCAGCTGCTAAATCTTCCAGTCAACTGCCCATTCCCTCGGCCATCCCCAGGCCTGCCAGCCGAATGCCACTCACCAGCCGGAGTGTGCCACCTGGCAGAGGTGCCCTACCTCCGGATTCTCTGTCAACTCGAAAAGGGCTTCCAAGACCAAGCACTGCAGGACACAGAGTGCGGGAAACTGGACACAAGG TTCCTGTTTCCCAGCGACTAAATCTTCCTGTCATGGGTGCCACTCGCAGCAATCTGCAGCCCCCCAGGAAAGTGGCAGTCCCAGGACCTACCAG GTAA
- the PSRC1 gene encoding proline/serine-rich coiled-coil protein 1 isoform X2 — MEDLEEDVRFIVDETLDFGGLSPSDSREEEDLTVLLTPEKPLRRGLSHRSDPNAVAPAPQGVRLSLGPLSPEKLEEILDEANRLAAQLEQCALQERESAGEGLGPRRVKPSPRRETFVLKDSPVRDLLPTVNSLTRSTPSPSSLTPRLRSNDRKGSVRALRATSGKRPSNMKRESPTCNLFPASKSPASSPLTRSTPPVRGRAGPSGRAAASPPTPVRSVLAPQPPTSNSQRLPRPQGAAAKSSSQLPIPSAIPRPASRMPLTSRSVPPGRGALPPDSLSTRKGLPRPSTAGHRVRETGHKVPVSQRLNLPVMGATRSNLQPPRKVAVPGPTR; from the exons ATGGAGGATTTGGAGGAAG ATGTAAGGTTTATTGTGGATGAGACCTTGGACTTTGGGGGGCTGTCACCATCTGACAG CCGTGAGGAGGAAGACCTAACAGTGTTGTTGACTCCAGAGAAACCACTTCGACGGGGCCTCTCCCATCGAAGTGACCCAAATGCAGTGGCACCTGCCCCCCAGGGTGTGAGGCTCAGCCTAGGCCCCCTCAGCCCAGAGAAGCTGGAGGAGATCCTCGATGAGGCCAACCGGCTGGCCGCTCAGCTGGAGCAGTGTGCCCTGCAGGAGCGGGAGAGCGCAGGCGAGGGCCTGGGGCCTCGCCGAGTGAAGCCCAGTCCTCGGCGGGAGACCTTTGTGCTGAAGGACAGTCCTGTCCGAGACCTGCTGCCCACTGTGAACTCTTTGACTCGGAGCACCCCCTCCCCAAGCAGCCTGACGCCTCGACTCCGGAGCAATGATAGGAAGGGGTCAGTCAGGGCTCTCCGGGCAACATCTGGAAAGAGGCCCTCCAACATGAAGAGG GAGTCACCCACTTGCAATCTGTTCCCTGCATCCAAAAGCCCAGCATCTTCTCCTCTTACCCGATCGACCCCCCCAGTCCGGGGGAGAGCCGGGCCCAGTGGGAGAGCAGCAGCCA GCCCACCCACCCCTGTCAGATCCGTCCTGGCCCCACAGCCTCCTACCAGCAACTCTCAACGCCTGCCCCGGCCACAGGGAGCAGCTGCTAAATCTTCCAGTCAACTGCCCATTCCCTCGGCCATCCCCAGGCCTGCCAGCCGAATGCCACTCACCAGCCGGAGTGTGCCACCTGGCAGAGGTGCCCTACCTCCGGATTCTCTGTCAACTCGAAAAGGGCTTCCAAGACCAAGCACTGCAGGACACAGAGTGCGGGAAACTGGACACAAGG TTCCTGTTTCCCAGCGACTAAATCTTCCTGTCATGGGTGCCACTCGCAGCAATCTGCAGCCCCCCAGGAAAGTGGCAGTCCCAGGACCTACCAG GTAA
- the PSRC1 gene encoding proline/serine-rich coiled-coil protein 1 isoform X3: MEDLEEDVRFIVDETLDFGGLSPSDSREEEDLTVLLTPEKPLRRGLSHRSDPNAVAPAPQGVRLSLGPLSPEKLEEILDEANRLAAQLEQCALQERESAGEGLGPRRVKPSPRRETFVLKDSPVRDLLPTVNSLTRSTPSPSSLTPRLRSNDRKGSVRALRATSGKRPSNMKRESPTCNLFPASKSPASSPLTRSTPPVRGRAGPSGRAAASEETTAAKLRGAAAKSSSQLPIPSAIPRPASRMPLTSRSVPPGRGALPPDSLSTRKGLPRPSTAGHRVRETGHKVPVSQRLNLPVMGATRSNLQPPRKVAVPGPTR, translated from the exons ATGGAGGATTTGGAGGAAG ATGTAAGGTTTATTGTGGATGAGACCTTGGACTTTGGGGGGCTGTCACCATCTGACAG CCGTGAGGAGGAAGACCTAACAGTGTTGTTGACTCCAGAGAAACCACTTCGACGGGGCCTCTCCCATCGAAGTGACCCAAATGCAGTGGCACCTGCCCCCCAGGGTGTGAGGCTCAGCCTAGGCCCCCTCAGCCCAGAGAAGCTGGAGGAGATCCTCGATGAGGCCAACCGGCTGGCCGCTCAGCTGGAGCAGTGTGCCCTGCAGGAGCGGGAGAGCGCAGGCGAGGGCCTGGGGCCTCGCCGAGTGAAGCCCAGTCCTCGGCGGGAGACCTTTGTGCTGAAGGACAGTCCTGTCCGAGACCTGCTGCCCACTGTGAACTCTTTGACTCGGAGCACCCCCTCCCCAAGCAGCCTGACGCCTCGACTCCGGAGCAATGATAGGAAGGGGTCAGTCAGGGCTCTCCGGGCAACATCTGGAAAGAGGCCCTCCAACATGAAGAGG GAGTCACCCACTTGCAATCTGTTCCCTGCATCCAAAAGCCCAGCATCTTCTCCTCTTACCCGATCGACCCCCCCAGTCCGGGGGAGAGCCGGGCCCAGTGGGAGAGCAGCAGCCAGTGAGGAGACCACAGCAGCCAAGTTGCGg GGAGCAGCTGCTAAATCTTCCAGTCAACTGCCCATTCCCTCGGCCATCCCCAGGCCTGCCAGCCGAATGCCACTCACCAGCCGGAGTGTGCCACCTGGCAGAGGTGCCCTACCTCCGGATTCTCTGTCAACTCGAAAAGGGCTTCCAAGACCAAGCACTGCAGGACACAGAGTGCGGGAAACTGGACACAAGG TTCCTGTTTCCCAGCGACTAAATCTTCCTGTCATGGGTGCCACTCGCAGCAATCTGCAGCCCCCCAGGAAAGTGGCAGTCCCAGGACCTACCAG GTAA